A window of Mycoplasmopsis equigenitalium genomic DNA:
AAGAAAAACGATTTTGAATATATTCAAGTTTCAAAAAGGGGGACAACAAAACACTTTGATTACAATATGATTTTCGAGGACTTAGAGTATATCTTCGATGACGATATTAAACATATTAATTCATGACCAAGCATTTCAGGAATTTTCAATAAAATCTGTTCAATTTCATTACACGATGCTTGAAATATGATAATCCCCAACTTTATTACACCCACTTGAATACGGGCTAAAGCATGAATTAAAAACACAGAACAAATTAGTTATTGGGAAGATTTGATTCTATTCTACTTAAGTAATTTTGACTTTGGCGATCTGCCAAAAATTAATCGTGTTAAAATTACGCCCGTTGAAGCTATCGAAAAAAATATTGTAGATAGTGATGGTTGTAATATTTATAAAAATGCACCAATTATTCAACTCGATTTCTTAGATAATAATGGTGTTTCATTACTAGATAACACTATCAGAGATAACAAATATATTATTGGAAAGAAATCTCACAATGGTGCAGAATTTTTACTTGAAGATAATGATGAAAATCGAGCAAATTATATTAGCATATTTAAGAACTATAATTCAAAAAATGATTATCTCACGACTCTTAATATTATGGATGATGAGATTCTTTTTAATGAGTATGTTAACACAAACTTTTACGCAGATTCAACATTATTAAAATTAAATGATGAAATGTTTATCAAAAATAATTATTACGAAAGTTATGTTAGTCCCGGCAATGATTATGAATTAGTAACAGCAAGAAGTTTTTTATGATTTTTAGAAAATAAAAAAGATGGTTTTTATATTGATGTACCCGAGTTTCGACGTCATATTGATAAGGAATACAAAATTAAAAGTAAGAAAATTCATAATAAAGATAATAAAAAAGATAATAAAAATAAAGAAAATAAAAAAGATAATAAAAATAAAGAAAATAAAAAAGATAATATATATTTGAATTATTCACTTAATTTAATTGAATTGGAAATAGAAGTGACAAAACAAAACAATGAAAAACCAAAAACTTATAAATGATATTCAATTGATATTAATAACCATTATCATGATTTCAATAGTTATAAAACAACACTTGATTTTGATTTTTATGCACCGCCTGAAAATAAGTATGGATGAAACCCTACCTTTGCTAAAAATAATCCGCAAAAAGATTATCCAATAACCAAATTCATAACACCTGATGAGTTTTACGAAAAACTACTTTTAAAATTAATGTCGGTACAAATCTATAAATTCGCCAATAATTTGAAGGTGTTTGATGGTGAAATCATGGCTAACTATGAAGCGTATAAAATCACCAAAAATAAAAAACCAATCGAACTCTTAAAATCATATTTGGGCCTTGATATTTTTAAATATTTAATTAGCAAATCAACAAACAAAGACGATTTATTACACGATATAAAAATAGAATTTAAAGGCGTTTCAAAAACAAAACCAGGTACAATTGAATTAAAAGTTGATTTCCTTGATTCGCAAGGAAAATCAATGCTTTCGCTTGAAAATAGAGAAAAAGTGATCGAATGGAATGGCTTCAAAGGTAGTGATAATACTCACCGATTATCACAAACCTCTGCGAAATTTTCGCTGCCATTCTTACTAGAAAACAAGAATAAAAATTTCAAAGAAGAAAATATTTTAGACTTTTTTGAATGGAAGGAATAAAATGAAAAAAATAACATTTTTAATACCACTTACAATTACTACAATTCCTCTTTGCGTCACTTCGTGCGGTTTTCTAGGAGGAGAAGTTCCAAAACATGAATGAACAAGAAAAGAAGTCGAACCAGTAATTACTAAATACAAAGACCCTGTTAAAAACCTATCAGTTAAAAACATCGTTCTCGAGTCACTAAAAGTTGCATGAAAAGAATCTTACTCAAAAGAACGAATTAAAAATCTTATTATTAGTGAATTTGAGGATGTTAACAAATTACTAGCAACAGAAAAAGATCAAGATAAACTAAATGAAAGCTTTCTAAAAATATTTAATCGTTATCTAAGAATTAGTTTGACCGCAACTTGATTGCATCAAGGATGAGAATCGGATGGTAAATCAAACGATATCCACAGAGAAATTACAAATGATATTTTTCAAGAACAACGCTACATCAATTCTTTCAAATTCTTTATCACGGAAACAAATGGTAAATTTATTCGCTTTGAAGATAATAAATTAATTTTTAACTTTACAATTGCTTCCTTGATCGCTGATGGTGACACCACTCTTCCATTTAAAGAACCACTTTACTTTTATAACGGACCACTTGAAATGGAGATGTGATAATGAATGCATTATACAAAGCAATCAATGGACAAATTCATAATCAAAATCTAACATTCTTTATTTTTGGTCTCATTGTTTCGCTCGCCTTAATCAGTATTCCAATTTTAGTAGCAATTTTTGCTCCACTAATTATTAAAAAACCACAAAAACAACTTTCGATTTATATCTACGCTTTTGTAACAGGAATGTTTTTAATTTTGGGGAGTTTTGGCTACTTGCGTGAAGCAATTGAAATCACTAGTAAAGGTTATAATTTAGCTTCTTCCCAAAATCAGATCTATCTAGGAAATATTCTAATTGTCTTTGGTGGCGCTTTACTTGGTGTGGTAATTGCCTTTTACATTAAGTTAATTGTTTGATGAGTTATTAAACGTAAGACACATCTACAAAACTCAGTTTTTGTTCATGTGCATGGTGTAGGCCACCACGATGGCGAAGAAGAACATACCCACGTGCACGATAATGTTATTTTTAATAAAAATGACATTGTTGAATTACCAAAAGCACAAGAACAAAATAGCAAAAATAAGTGAACTGCCCTAATTCTTTTGCTTGGCCACAGAATTCCTGAAGGTCTTTTAATTGGTCTTAGTTTATACCGTTTGATGATGGGATACCAAAACGCCGCTATTTCAGTTGCATTCTTTATTTCATTTGTTTTACACACGGTTCCTGAAGAAATTATCTTTTTCTACCGCCAAAGAGAAATGGGAATTAAACCGATTGTTGCCGTTTTTAATTCTATTGGCGCAATTGCCTTACTTATCCCCTTTATTTTTATCGGAATATACTCAGCTGAATATATTATGAACGAGCCATTTATTCAAGCATTTATTATGGCAACAGTAGGAAGTATTATGCTTTTTACTGCACTGATTGAATTTTTACCTGAATTCTACCACCACAAAATGAACAAAAAACTATGATTGACAACAATCGCCTTACTTTTTGTTGGAATTCTCTTTACAATCTTAATTCTTTGTTTCCATGTTCACGGACAAATTAGATAACACCTTTTAGGTGTTTTTTTATGTTTTTTGCATTCAAAAAGGTGCTATAATAAGTTTGATTATTTATATGAATTTATTATGCTGCCAATAATTAATCAATATAAATAGAACCTACTATTTTCACAAAATAAACGAAAGGAAAAAATGACTAAAAAACATTTAGTTTTTACTAGTATTTTTGGTGCGGTAATTTCTTTACCAATGGTTGCAATTAGCTGTACAAAACCCGCTGAAGAGCCAACGCCAACGCCCACACCTACACCTAAACCAAATCAACCTGAAAAACAAACAAGTAATGAATTTCAAACTACACTTAATGACCTCGGTAAATCAATTAGTACCGAAGAGCTTTTCAGAAAATTAAATAATATGAAAGGCGAAAATAAAACTGCACAAGATTTTATTAATTACCTTAATCAATTCACAACCGTTGCTGTTGTCTTTGACGATCAACATCTTTTTGAATTTGTAAGTTTTACCGCCAACGGTAAAAACAGTGTTACTTTTACTTGAAAAGTAACTGATAAAGCAGCTAATAAAAGCGAAACAAAAGAAGTTGTAATTTCTGGTTTTGCCCCTTACATCGAACAAGGTGCACACGGCGCAAACTGAAGTGACTTAAGTAGTAATGTTGTCATCGGTGATTTAATTTTTACCCATTATGTTACAACAGAAGGAGAAAAATTAACAGCACCCGAATTTGATGATATTGCCAAAGAAGCAAACAAAAAAATGTTCGGAAACCAAAAAATGCAACTTGACTTTTTAAAGAAATACTTCCAAATTGAAGGCGACATTGTTGAATCAAATAAATATGAGTACTTCTTTAATATCGGAGATTCACACA
This region includes:
- a CDS encoding MAG3240 family lipoprotein, coding for MMKKRSLFTILPIFVLPVVTISCNSSFNFKQNQKILIFNSRQHDFREIFTQKQLQILNKYIPLFSNGNLLNVEVLDDNIKINDNLYSYKGRKPYVLNFAKKNDFEYIQVSKRGTTKHFDYNMIFEDLEYIFDDDIKHINSWPSISGIFNKICSISLHDAWNMIIPNFITPTWIRAKAWIKNTEQISYWEDLILFYLSNFDFGDLPKINRVKITPVEAIEKNIVDSDGCNIYKNAPIIQLDFLDNNGVSLLDNTIRDNKYIIGKKSHNGAEFLLEDNDENRANYISIFKNYNSKNDYLTTLNIMDDEILFNEYVNTNFYADSTLLKLNDEMFIKNNYYESYVSPGNDYELVTARSFLWFLENKKDGFYIDVPEFRRHIDKEYKIKSKKIHNKDNKKDNKNKENKKDNKNKENKKDNIYLNYSLNLIELEIEVTKQNNEKPKTYKWYSIDINNHYHDFNSYKTTLDFDFYAPPENKYGWNPTFAKNNPQKDYPITKFITPDEFYEKLLLKLMSVQIYKFANNLKVFDGEIMANYEAYKITKNKKPIELLKSYLGLDIFKYLISKSTNKDDLLHDIKIEFKGVSKTKPGTIELKVDFLDSQGKSMLSLENREKVIEWNGFKGSDNTHRLSQTSAKFSLPFLLENKNKNFKEENILDFFEWKE
- a CDS encoding ZIP family metal transporter translates to MNALYKAINGQIHNQNLTFFIFGLIVSLALISIPILVAIFAPLIIKKPQKQLSIYIYAFVTGMFLILGSFGYLREAIEITSKGYNLASSQNQIYLGNILIVFGGALLGVVIAFYIKLIVWWVIKRKTHLQNSVFVHVHGVGHHDGEEEHTHVHDNVIFNKNDIVELPKAQEQNSKNKWTALILLLGHRIPEGLLIGLSLYRLMMGYQNAAISVAFFISFVLHTVPEEIIFFYRQREMGIKPIVAVFNSIGAIALLIPFIFIGIYSAEYIMNEPFIQAFIMATVGSIMLFTALIEFLPEFYHHKMNKKLWLTTIALLFVGILFTILILCFHVHGQIR